AAAGCTCGTACATATCGAAGCTCAAGCTTAAGCTTAGCTCGATAAGCTtaaggttaataatatatattaagggcAAAAactgaatttaataatataaaatattcaaaatatatattaaaaataaaaatatcaataagaCTCACAAGCCAAGTATTACTATGCTTGGAACCGGTTTGATCAATAGCTCTAGTTATTCAAGCTCAAACTTAGGTTAATAATTACTGAATTAAATTTGAGTATTCTCCGAGTCGAACTCAAATAATTTGCGACCACCAATGTCTCATTTACATCCATTGCATACCATAATCTAGTGTTATTAATCGaacttcaattttcaaattatacaagccaaaggactaaatttcaaaagtcTGAAAAGTACAAATACTAAAGCATATTTAAACCTTTTCCCTTTTTTGGTCcttataaaacaattttcatTCGTTTCATCAGTTTTCCTCTGCAAAATTTGACAGTTCGTAAAGCATTTGAAGATGCAAGGATTTTCACATAAAGAACAAAACGGTGTCGCTTTAAGCTCAGATATAGACTTTAATGACGTCTTCGGCGGTCCGCCGAAGAGGAGATCGTCGATGCACGAGACACGACGCCGTTTTAGTGAAAACAGGgattcatcatcttcatcatcatcttcattcgGTTCAAGTGATGAAATATCTTTTTCTGCATCGTCGAAGAATCCATGGTTGTCCGGTTCAAGTGAAAAACCAGTGTTCGGCGGTGAAGAAGGGATGAACCAGCGGAGGCACTCGAATGCTGATTTCtttaatgatatttttggtGGGAATAATGATCGGTGTTTGAGTTCTTCGCCGAGGAAATATGAAATGAAGGATCCTTTTGCACCACCATCCATGGCGGAGCCTTTTGCTACTTCGTTGCCCAGTCGATTCAGGTTCGGTTCTCACCTTTTCCTTTTTCGGCTTTCATTATGTTATATTGCGAAGCTAGCAGGGGCgaatacaaaatttttttagtaaattttaaaattttaaaattttttaaatttcaccaTATATTAACTTACATTTTCATCGTtcataaagggactaaattgaatgactTTCATTTGGAGACCAAGGTCCTTGCCTGCCCCCTAAATTCACCCTTAGAAGCCAGGAAATTTTTGTTGAGGgttgaaattatattaaattttttatgagagttaaaatgtaatttttttattgtaagcTTAAaactttatgatttttaaaaaagattaaatcataattttatcattttaaaaaggttaaaatgtaattttattatgtattaatttataaatttttaaattttagtggagttaaaatgtaaattatttattttagggtCAGGTCCTGCTTGTCCCTTCTAATGTTGCCCATGCTTAGGGtggagaaaaaaaatcaaaaaatcgaACATCGACTCCAACCATAGTGTTTAGATGATTTTtagaatagaaattaaaaaattatgattttccaTAGCCGAACCTTTTGCTACTTCATTGCTTATTACCAGAGGCTAAAGCTAAaaatattgtgttaaaaatatttaaatttaatgttttatattttagaggGCTTAAAATAGCAATTGTACCATTTGACCAaggccaaaattaaaatttgaaaagtagagggactaaattcttagaAATGAAAgtatatgaactaaattccaaaatttgaaaGCGTACAGGgatttatgacatattttaacctttttaaaaaaaattacaaggattaaattataaatatgaccATATTAGAGTGACCAAAaccaaatttaaccttttacgatttttcaacaaattttgacatgaaGCTCGTGCTCTATTTACTCCAATGGCTTACTTTTTTTGCTGCCATTTTGATTTTCCCCAGCCTTTTGAACAAAGGAATTGACCTCCCAACATCTGCCTCTCCACAAAACAAGGTTAAAGCTTCAAATAGCTTAAGCTATTACGCTACCAGGCACGATCATGAAACAAAAAGCAATTCAATCGAAGATTCAAATGGTTCTAAGATCTCCAACAATGGCGACAAATTGCAGAGATGCTCAAGTCTTAAGGGATGGGTGACATGCGATAGCAGATCGGATAATTGGTTCGTCTCCGGTGATAGAACGTCCGTGAATGCTAAATCTTTTAGAATCGATTCGAGAAATGGAGACGGAGAAAGAGTTCGATCTATTAAGGAAGATGATCGATCCCTTTCTCGGCCTCAGCTTAAAACTCTGGAATTGCTTTTACATGAAGACCAACAAGGTACGGATGAATTTGGGTTGGGTCAATTTGAGCTTAAATTCTTTTGAGTATTTTGGGTTCGGATCATTTAAGTTTATCTTAAGTTTTTTAAGTTTGGATTTGACATTATGATTAACtcattcaaattatttcaattttatttgtttaatggTAAACTACACCaaatgttactaaattattagtaaatttatattttggtcactaaattttaaaaaaattataaaataatcattaaattatttgaaagtttttatttaagtcattggattGTTAAAAGCATTGTTGCATATGCTTCTCTGTTCGCACTGCCTGTACCGATTGAAAGTTCTTATTCCCCTTCTTTctacagttcaatttttttaatgaaataattttgaatatcatgaatctACGAATCAAAATCTAAACAGTTTTTTTCTTCGATCTCCTACATTGGTCTTcaaatcgacttggatctaagatatATTCTTCTACTCGTTGATCGGTACTGACCCACCATACCGATCATCGTATCATCACTTAGAACTTGTTAGTcggacttttaaaaaaaattaacagtccagtggcttaaataaaaattttcaaatagttcaatgacttaaatgaaaattttcaaataatttagtgactattttgtaattttttaaaactaagtaaccaaaacataaacttattaataatttagtgatcttTAGTATAATTTactcttattttaatattttgggtTGGGATAGTTAGAATTATagactttcttcttcttttttagttcatgtcattttattttggattatgatagatttaaataatttctatgttGGTTTTAAcgaattcaattatttaaattttttattaaacttaattgaaacaaattgaatttaaattaattaaattgaattttcaagtttaaattaaaattgaaatccCTAATTATACCCATATGATGCATTTTGGTGCTTATGTGCTATTTCTTATACTGTTTTTATTCTACATTGTGCAGGCAATGATGAGATGAATAGATATGATGGAACAAAAGACATTTCTAGGAAGAGTTCAAAGAAGTTATATGAAATTCTAGATGTTGAAAACATCAATATGGAAGCCAATATAACAATAGTAAAAGGTAGTTTTGAGTATTTTGGATTTGATATTTGAGTTTAggtcattttgatttattaatttaaattattttatttttattcttgtcTTATACTTAAGTTCAATTCATTCGGTTTGGGTCATTGTAGGTTTTAGTCGCCTTAAGTTGATTATTTTGGGTTCCAATCATTTCAGATCTTGGGTTGGTCAATAACAACGGAACATGTTATTATGTTTTGggattacttaaaattttcaaaacttcaaGAGGtctaattgaaattttgaaaattttagagtcttaataaaaattttgggtttaactttttaaaatgcttaattaaaaatttttaaaacttaattttaaaaaatggggaGCCTTCTAGCTCCAGCAACGTTCCACCCTTAATTGATATCTTCAAGTTGATACTTTTTATGATGAAActgggttaaattgaatttaaatttaaattaattaaactgatttttgaattttggtcAGAATTGATTTTCATATTGTTTTCTTGTAGGTAATGATGAGATGGTCAAGAAATTTCATGATATTCCATATGATGAAAACATCAAGAAACTAAATACTACAAGAAGTGCTAATTCCACCAATATGGAAGCCACTACAAGAGTAAAAGGTCATTTGTTTAAGTAATACATTAGTTCAACTTATTCGGATTTAGATTATTTCGGGTTTTGaccatttaatttaagtttttaatattttataattaaattaggtaaaaTCGCGTTTGAATTCAAATTCGGATTAGAAttgattttcatattattttagtacatcaTGCAGATGAGAAGAACAAGAAATTACATGAAATTCTAGATGATGGAAACATCAAGGAACCAAACACTACAAAAAGGGCCAATTCCAACAATATAGAAGCCATTACAACAAGAGCAAAAGGTTCACCTAGGAACTCATGGGATAATGGGAAAAGCAAAGTTAGAGGAAAGGTCACagaattcatcaa
This genomic stretch from Gossypium raimondii isolate GPD5lz chromosome 6, ASM2569854v1, whole genome shotgun sequence harbors:
- the LOC105774646 gene encoding J domain-containing protein required for chloroplast accumulation response 1 isoform X5 translates to MQGFSHKEQNGVALSSDIDFNDVFGGPPKRRSSMHETRRRFSENRDSSSSSSSSFGSSDEISFSASSKNPWLSGSSEKPVFGGEEGMNQRRHSNADFFNDIFGGNNDRCLSSSPRKYEMKDPFAPPSMAEPFATSLPSRFSLLNKGIDLPTSASPQNKVKASNSLSYYATRHDHETKSNSIEDSNGSKISNNGDKLQRCSSLKGWVTCDSRSDNWFVSGDRTSVNAKSFRIDSRNGDGERVRSIKEDDRSLSRPQLKTLELLLHEDQQGNDEMNRYDGTKDISRKSSKKLYEILDVENINMEANITIVKGNDEMVKKFHDIPYDENIKKLNTTRSANSTNMEATTRVKDEKNKKLHEILDDGNIKEPNTTKRANSNNIEAITTRAKGSPRNSWDNGKSKVRGKVTEFIKIFNQDASPKPENGPNHLQMNENEVKFRMPTLQEKKPFSQVAIADHMSEGEAQKNNNGSLIDHVSNGFNTVIEDPAKSSEDNFLIEDQTPEEKIFPDFGIDPEEIKAIDAKIQQWSNGKQGNIRSLLSTLQYVLWPNSGWKPVPLMDIIEGPAVKRSYQKALLCLHPDKLQQKGAASDQKYIAQIVFDFLQDAWAHSNSIGLM
- the LOC105774646 gene encoding J domain-containing protein required for chloroplast accumulation response 1 isoform X9 produces the protein MQGFSHKEQNGVALSSDIDFNDVFGGPPKRRSSMHETRRRFSENRDSSSSSSSSFGSSDEISFSASSKNPWLSGSSEKPVFGGEEGMNQRRHSNADFFNDIFGGNNDRCLSSSPRKYEMKDPFAPPSMAEPFATSLPSRFSLLNKGIDLPTSASPQNKVKASNSLSYYATRHDHETKSNSIEDSNGSKISNNGDKLQRCSSLKGWVTCDSRSDNWFVSGDRTSVNAKSFRIDSRNGDGERVRSIKEDDRSLSRPQLKTLELLLHEDQQGNDEMNRYDGTKDISRKSSKKLYEILDVENINMEANITIVKVHHADEKNKKLHEILDDGNIKEPNTTKRANSNNIEAITTRAKGSPRNSWDNGKSKVRGKVTEFIKIFNQDASPKPENGPNHLQMNENEVKFRMPTLQEKKPFSQVAIADHMSEGEAQKNNNGSLIDHVSNGFNTVIEDPAKSSEDNFLIEDQTPEEKIFPDFGIDPEEIKAIDAKIQQWSNGKQGNIRSLLSTLQYVLWPNSGWKPVPLMDIIEGPAVKRSYQKALLCLHPDKLQQKGAASDQKYIAQIVFDFLQDAWAHSNSIGLM
- the LOC105774646 gene encoding J domain-containing protein required for chloroplast accumulation response 1 isoform X1; translation: MQGFSHKEQNGVALSSDIDFNDVFGGPPKRRSSMHETRRRFSENRDSSSSSSSSFGSSDEISFSASSKNPWLSGSSEKPVFGGEEGMNQRRHSNADFFNDIFGGNNDRCLSSSPRKYEMKDPFAPPSMAEPFATSLPSRFSLLNKGIDLPTSASPQNKVKASNSLSYYATRHDHETKSNSIEDSNGSKISNNGDKLQRCSSLKGWVTCDSRSDNWFVSGDRTSVNAKSFRIDSRNGDGERVRSIKEDDRSLSRPQLKTLELLLHEDQQGNDEMNRYDGTKDISRKSSKKLYEILDVENINMEANITIVKGNDEMVKKFHDIPYDENIKKLNTTRSANSTNMEATTRVKVHHADEKNKKLHEILDDGNIKEPNTTKRANSNNIEAITTRAKGSPRNSWDNGKSKVRGKVTEFIKIFNQDASPKPENGPNHLQMNENEVKFRMPTLQEKKPFSQVAIADHMSEGEAQKNNNGSLIDHVSNGFNTVIEDPAKSSEDNFLIEDQTPEEKIFPDFGIDPEEIKAIDAKIQQWSNGKQGNIRSLLSTLQYVLWPNSGWKPVPLMDIIEGPAVKRSYQKALLCLHPDKLQQKGAASDQKYIAQIVFDFLQDAWAHSNSIGLM
- the LOC105774646 gene encoding J domain-containing protein required for chloroplast accumulation response 1 isoform X11 — its product is MQGFSHKEQNGVALSSDIDFNDVFGGPPKRRSSMHETRRRFSENRDSSSSSSSSFGSSDEISFSASSKNPWLSGSSEKPVFGGEEGMNQRRHSNADFFNDIFGGNNDRCLSSSPRKYEMKDPFAPPSMAEPFATSLPSRFSLLNKGIDLPTSASPQNKVKASNSLSYYATRHDHETKSNSIEDSNGSKISNNGDKLQRCSSLKGWVTCDSRSDNWFVSGDRTSVNAKSFRIDSRNGDGERVRSIKEDDRSLSRPQLKTLELLLHEDQQGNDEMNRYDGTKDISRKSSKKLYEILDVENINMEANITIVKVHHADEKNKKLHEILDDGNIKEPNTTKRANSNNIEAITTRAKGSPRNSWDNGKSKVRGKVTEFIKIFNQDASPKPENGPNHLQMNENEVKFRMPTLQEKKPFSQVAIADHMSEGEAQKNNNGSLIDHVSNGFNTVIEDPAKSSEDNFLIEDQTPEEKIFPDFGIDPEEIKAIDAKIQQWSNGKQGNIRSLLSTLQYVLWPNSGWKPVPLMDIIEGPAVKRSYQKALLCLHPDKLQQKGAASDQKYIAQIVFDFLQDAWAHSNSIGLM
- the LOC105774646 gene encoding J domain-containing protein required for chloroplast accumulation response 1 isoform X6, translated to MQGFSHKEQNGVALSSDIDFNDVFGGPPKRRSSMHETRRRFSENRDSSSSSSSSFGSSDEISFSASSKNPWLSGSSEKPVFGGEEGMNQRRHSNADFFNDIFGGNNDRCLSSSPRKYEMKDPFAPPSMAEPFATSLPSRFSLLNKGIDLPTSASPQNKVKASNSLSYYATRHDHETKSNSIEDSNGSKISNNGDKLQRCSSLKGWVTCDSRSDNWFVSGDRTSVNAKSFRIDSRNGDGERVRSIKEDDRSLSRPQLKTLELLLHEDQQGNDEMNRYDGTKDISRKSSKKLYEILDVENINMEANITIVKGNDEMVKKFHDIPYDENIKKLNTTRSANSTNMEATTRVKDEKNKKLHEILDDGNIKEPNTTKRANSNNIEAITTRAKGSPRNSWDNGKSKVRGKVTEFIKIFNQDASPKPENGPNHLQMNENEVKFRMPTLQEKKPFSQVAIADHMSEGEAQKNNNGSLIDHVSNGFNTVIEDPAKSSEDNFLIEDQTPEEKIFPDFGIDPEEIKAIDAKIQQWSNGKQGNIRSLLSTLQYVLWPNSGWKPVPLMDIIEGPAVKRSYQKALLCLHPDKLQQKGAASDQKYIAQIVFDFLQDAWAHSNSIGLM
- the LOC105774646 gene encoding J domain-containing protein required for chloroplast accumulation response 1 isoform X7 — translated: MQGFSHKEQNGVALSSDIDFNDVFGGPPKRRSSMHETRRRFSENRDSSSSSSSSFGSSDEISFSASSKNPWLSGSSEKPVFGGEEGMNQRRHSNADFFNDIFGGNNDRCLSSSPRKYEMKDPFAPPSMAEPFATSLPSRFSLLNKGIDLPTSASPQNKVKASNSLSYYATRHDHETKSNSIEDSNGSKISNNGDKLQRCSSLKGWVTCDSRSDNWFVSGDRTSVNAKSFRIDSRNGDGERVRSIKEDDRSLSRPQLKTLELLLHEDQQGNDEMNRYDGTKDISRKSSKKLYEILDVENINMEANITIVKGNDEMVKKFHDIPYDENIKKLNTTRSANSTNMEATTRVKDEKNKKLHEILDDGNIKEPNTTKRANSNNIEAITTRAKGSPRNSWDNGKSKVRGKVTEFIKIFNQDASPKPENGPNHLQMNENEVKFRMPTLQEKKPFSQVAIADHMSEGEAQKNNNGSLIDHVSNGFNTVIEDPAKSSEDNFLIEDQTPEEKIFPDFGIDPEEIKAIDAKIQQWSNGKQGNIRSLLSTLQYVLWPNSGWKPVPLMDIIEGPAVKRSYQKALLCLHPDKLQQKGAASDQKYIAQIVFDFLQDAWAHSNSIGLM
- the LOC105774646 gene encoding J domain-containing protein required for chloroplast accumulation response 1 isoform X2 — its product is MQGFSHKEQNGVALSSDIDFNDVFGGPPKRRSSMHETRRRFSENRDSSSSSSSSFGSSDEISFSASSKNPWLSGSSEKPVFGGEEGMNQRRHSNADFFNDIFGGNNDRCLSSSPRKYEMKDPFAPPSMAEPFATSLPSRFSLLNKGIDLPTSASPQNKVKASNSLSYYATRHDHETKSNSIEDSNGSKISNNGDKLQRCSSLKGWVTCDSRSDNWFVSGDRTSVNAKSFRIDSRNGDGERVRSIKEDDRSLSRPQLKTLELLLHEDQQGNDEMNRYDGTKDISRKSSKKLYEILDVENINMEANITIVKGNDEMVKKFHDIPYDENIKKLNTTRSANSTNMEATTRVKVHHADEKNKKLHEILDDGNIKEPNTTKRANSNNIEAITTRAKGSPRNSWDNGKSKVRGKVTEFIKIFNQDASPKPENGPNHLQMNENEVKFRMPTLQEKKPFSQVAIADHMSEGEAQKNNNGSLIDHVSNGFNTVIEDPAKSSEDNFLIEDQTPEEKIFPDFGIDPEEIKAIDAKIQQWSNGKQGNIRSLLSTLQYVLWPNSGWKPVPLMDIIEGPAVKRSYQKALLCLHPDKLQQKGAASDQKYIAQIVFDFLQDAWAHSNSIGLM
- the LOC105774646 gene encoding J domain-containing protein required for chloroplast accumulation response 1 isoform X3: MQGFSHKEQNGVALSSDIDFNDVFGGPPKRRSSMHETRRRFSENRDSSSSSSSSFGSSDEISFSASSKNPWLSGSSEKPVFGGEEGMNQRRHSNADFFNDIFGGNNDRCLSSSPRKYEMKDPFAPPSMAEPFATSLPSRFSLLNKGIDLPTSASPQNKVKASNSLSYYATRHDHETKSNSIEDSNGSKISNNGDKLQRCSSLKGWVTCDSRSDNWFVSGDRTSVNAKSFRIDSRNGDGERVRSIKEDDRSLSRPQLKTLELLLHEDQQGNDEMNRYDGTKDISRKSSKKLYEILDVENINMEANITIVKGNDEMVKKFHDIPYDENIKKLNTTRSANSTNMEATTRVKVHHADEKNKKLHEILDDGNIKEPNTTKRANSNNIEAITTRAKGSPRNSWDNGKSKVRGKVTEFIKIFNQDASPKPENGPNHLQMNENEVKFRMPTLQEKKPFSQVAIADHMSEGEAQKNNNGSLIDHVSNGFNTVIEDPAKSSEDNFLIEDQTPEEKIFPDFGIDPEEIKAIDAKIQQWSNGKQGNIRSLLSTLQYVLWPNSGWKPVPLMDIIEGPAVKRSYQKALLCLHPDKLQQKGAASDQKYIAQIVFDFLQDAWAHSNSIGLM